GTTAGGGTTCTACGAACTTTATTTAAATGGAGAAAAAGTAGGGAATAATGTTCTTGATCCTGGACAATCAGAATATTCCAAAGAAGCTTTGTTTAATGTCTACAATATTATCTCTTTTCTTACGGGGCAGAATTGTGTAGGGGTGATTTTAGGTAACGGAAGGCATTTGGAACAATTTGGATATTCGAAACCAAAACTTATAATTCAAATATTGGTCGAATATGTAAATGGAGAAAAAGAATATATATTAAGTGATGAAAGTTGGGCTTCATCTCATGGACCTTTACAGGAAAATGGAATATATTACGGTGAAAAATACAATCGAACATTAGAAATGCCAGGTTGGAACACTTACCATTTTGATGCTTCAAATTGGGAAGAAGTAGAAATTACAAAAGGCCCAAATTTGAGGTATCAAAATATGCCACCAATTAGGGTCACAAAAATTCTCAAGCCCAAAAAAATTTACTCTCTAAAACCAGGAGTATTTGTATATGATTTTGGTCAGAACTTTACAGGTTGGGTAAAAATTAGTGTATCTGGTCCTAAAGGTGCGCAATTAAAACTAAGACATAGCGAACTAGTCAATGAAGATGGCTCTTTAAAAACTAATACAATTCGTAAAGCTGAAGCTACAGATACGTATATCCTAAAAGGTGAAGGTAAAGAAAGCTACGAACCACGATTCACTTACCATGGTTTTAGATATGTGGAAGTAAGCGGATCCCCATTTGTTCCTACAATAGAAAATATAGAAGGTCGTTTTGTTCATTCAGATGTAGAAAAGGTTGGTGATTTTTACTGTTCAAATGAACTTATAAATAAAATCCATAAAAATATATTGTGGGGACAATTGAGTAACCTACATAGTATTCCCACAGATTGCCCTCAGCGAGACGAAAGATTTGGATGGATGGGAGATGCACAATTATCTGCGGAAGAAGCAATATACAATTTTGATATGAGCCTTTTTTATGAAAATTATCTTCAAGAGATAAAATTATCACAAAAAGAGGATGGCTCAATTTCTGATGTTGTACCTGCCTATATAAAACTTTATCCTGCAGATCCCGCATGGGGAACAGCTTACATAACGATAGCTTGGTACTTGTATAAATACTATAAAAATGAAAAAGTTTTGTCAGATCACTACGAATCTATGAAAAAGTACGTAGAGTTTTTACATAAGAGTAGTGAAAACAATTTGCTAAAAAAATTGGGCAAATTTGGTGATTGGTGCCCTCCAGGAACTATATCTCCTAAAAAGACCCCTGTAGAGTTTACTTCAACATGGTACTACTACAATGACGTTTACCTCTTTTCGAAAATTGCTGAGGTTTTAGGAAAAGAAAAAGATGCTCAACATTACTTTGAATTATCTGAAAACATTAAAAAATCTTTTAATGACTACTTTCTTAAAGATTATGGTTACGAAAGTAGAATGTTTGGACCGGTAGATCGATTAATTTCTCAAACATCTCAAATTCTTCCTTTATACTATAACATGGTTCCGAATGATAAAAAAGAATTTATTTTAGAGAAATTGATAAACAATATTGTGGAGCATCAGGATTCTCATCTAGAT
This DNA window, taken from Petrotoga sibirica DSM 13575, encodes the following:
- a CDS encoding alpha-L-rhamnosidase, encoding MNFYIASTKVNYSANPLALKDTRPRLSWVVETSEKRKKQSAYRVLISSSQQLIEQGEGNIWDTHKIESEDNYCYYSGEELESFKRYYWKVKIWDEKGEESTWSKVSFFETGPLSKSDWKAKWITKRDLKTFYSAGDFSIEKFKHYHAAYFRKTFEIKNEIQSARAYISGLGFYELYLNGEKVGNNVLDPGQSEYSKEALFNVYNIISFLTGQNCVGVILGNGRHLEQFGYSKPKLIIQILVEYVNGEKEYILSDESWASSHGPLQENGIYYGEKYNRTLEMPGWNTYHFDASNWEEVEITKGPNLRYQNMPPIRVTKILKPKKIYSLKPGVFVYDFGQNFTGWVKISVSGPKGAQLKLRHSELVNEDGSLKTNTIRKAEATDTYILKGEGKESYEPRFTYHGFRYVEVSGSPFVPTIENIEGRFVHSDVEKVGDFYCSNELINKIHKNILWGQLSNLHSIPTDCPQRDERFGWMGDAQLSAEEAIYNFDMSLFYENYLQEIKLSQKEDGSISDVVPAYIKLYPADPAWGTAYITIAWYLYKYYKNEKVLSDHYESMKKYVEFLHKSSENNLLKKLGKFGDWCPPGTISPKKTPVEFTSTWYYYNDVYLFSKIAEVLGKEKDAQHYFELSENIKKSFNDYFLKDYGYESRMFGPVDRLISQTSQILPLYYNMVPNDKKEFILEKLINNIVEHQDSHLDTGIVGTRYLFDVLSENGYSDLAFRIATQESYPSWGYMIKEGATTVWERWEKLEAGGMNSQNHIMLGSVDTFFYKYLAGISLDKDGWKKARIKPHLVGEERFASAKIKTIIGEFQVSWEKGENLFKLSVVIPFGTEADVFIPKLWNEFNLKEERELLFDNEQIKDFKERNSIKLKEYNEENIILNLGSGQYYFELEKK